In Phycisphaerae bacterium RAS2, the DNA window CGAGCGGATCTGGTTCTCTCGGAGGAAGACGTAGGCATCCTTGTGCCAGACTCCGCAGTACAGACTATCGACAATCAGACGGTTGTATTCGTCGAAGAGCATGGCGGCTTCGAGAAGCGGCCCGTCATTCTGGGTAAGAAAAGTGGAAAGGACTGCGAAGTGCTGTCGGGGTTGAGTCCAGGTGAGCGATACGCAGCGACTAGCACGTTCATCCTAAAGGCTGAACTTGGGAAAGGGGAGGCGGAACACGAGCACTAGGCTGATCAGATGCGAAAGATACCCAATAGATGCTTTCAAGACTCCAGGAGAACATCGCGTGCGCGCTATAGGACGCCCCTTGTCTTCGCGATCGTCTTTCTCTCAGATTCAGGATGCGCCCTGATGCAGAGAGACTTGCTCGCCGAGGGCAGAGTGCATCTCGAAGAGGTCGCCTCCGACACAGCTCAGCTTTCGCGCGTTCGAGTGTATGAAGACCGTGGAGACATGGTCGTGTACGGAAAAATCGGACGGCGCGTCGGCGTGAAGGGACGTGTGGAGGCAATGGCTCGTGTGATTCTCCATCTTCCAAACGGCGAAAGTCTGGAAGAGACCGCGCGCGCCTTTCCTCCACGCCTTCCGATTAGGCGGAGCCGAAAGTCCAACTTTTCGGTTCGTTTTCACGGCCTGCCGCCAGAAGGATCGGTCGTGCGGATTGAATGTATGCCTAGACCATCGGACACCGCCACGCAGACTTCGGCACCTCTTGTTTTATCAGCAAGTTTGGAGAAATAGTCATGAAAGAAATCAAAGCGATCATCCGTCCTCACATGCTGTCCAAGATCATGGAGGCTTTGCACGCCCTTCCGTACTTTCCCGGCGTCACCGTCAGCGACTGCCAAGGGCAGGGGCGCGGTCGAGGCAGCGGCGGGCGGTTCGAAGCAACCGAAGAAACGATCTATTTTGCGAAGATGACGAAGCTGGAACTTTTCTGCGCGGACGACATCTGTGACGGGATTGTGGACACGATTTGCAAGGCGGCGCACACGGGTTCTCCTGACGATGGCTTGATCGCCGTCATCGACCTCTCACGTCTCGTCAGCATCCGTACGGGCAAGGAGCAGGAGAAGGCGGTCTAGTGGCGAGCGTTTCGTTCCAAATCCGCGGGATGGACTGTGCCGAGGAGACGGCC includes these proteins:
- the glnB_1 gene encoding Nitrogen regulatory protein P-II codes for the protein MKEIKAIIRPHMLSKIMEALHALPYFPGVTVSDCQGQGRGRGSGGRFEATEETIYFAKMTKLELFCADDICDGIVDTICKAAHTGSPDDGLIAVIDLSRLVSIRTGKEQEKAV